One Fontisphaera persica DNA window includes the following coding sequences:
- a CDS encoding COX15/CtaA family protein gives MVDAPLAPVRTTGLNRFAWVTALATLGLIGMGGLVTSHGVGMAVPDWPTTYGYNMFLFPVSQWVGGIFYEHTHRLWASGVGLLTTILAVWMWVHRTEILSRKWLRVLGVVAFVGVSVQGVLGGLRVTLIKDELGIVHGTLAQLFLVLMFAIALYTSRWWPRIVQVRESQPWEAHRWWLTGLAALTLLQLVLGATMRHQHAGLAVPDFPLAYGRIWPPTDAQFLETVNQTRLDARDFKPITAAHVYLHMAHRGVAVMLLVGVAALAWHLRKRVGSKHVLTVWAYGWFVLVVVQGLLGAGTVWSNKAADIATLHVVLGAVLLVYGSLLSLVAWRLTRATQPLGAPATSNKSVTLAMA, from the coding sequence ATGGTTGATGCGCCCTTAGCGCCCGTCCGCACGACTGGGCTGAATCGCTTTGCCTGGGTGACCGCTCTGGCCACCCTGGGACTGATTGGCATGGGGGGATTGGTCACCAGCCACGGCGTGGGCATGGCCGTGCCGGACTGGCCCACCACCTATGGGTACAACATGTTTTTGTTCCCCGTTTCCCAGTGGGTGGGTGGGATTTTCTATGAGCACACGCACCGCTTATGGGCGTCGGGGGTGGGCTTGCTGACCACCATACTGGCGGTGTGGATGTGGGTGCATCGGACGGAGATATTATCCCGGAAATGGCTGCGGGTGCTGGGGGTGGTGGCGTTTGTGGGGGTTAGTGTGCAAGGTGTCCTGGGGGGGCTGCGGGTCACGTTGATTAAAGATGAACTGGGCATTGTCCACGGCACGCTGGCGCAGCTTTTTCTGGTGCTGATGTTTGCCATTGCCTTGTACACCTCGCGCTGGTGGCCGCGGATTGTGCAAGTCCGTGAAAGCCAGCCTTGGGAGGCCCACCGCTGGTGGCTCACTGGGTTGGCGGCGTTGACGCTTTTGCAGTTGGTGCTGGGCGCCACCATGCGCCACCAACACGCCGGTTTGGCTGTGCCGGACTTTCCGCTGGCCTATGGCCGCATCTGGCCGCCCACAGACGCGCAATTTCTGGAAACGGTGAACCAAACACGACTGGACGCGCGCGACTTCAAGCCCATTACCGCCGCTCATGTGTATTTGCACATGGCCCACCGGGGCGTGGCGGTGATGCTGCTGGTGGGTGTTGCGGCGCTGGCCTGGCATTTGCGCAAGCGTGTGGGGTCAAAGCATGTCCTGACCGTGTGGGCGTATGGGTGGTTTGTCCTGGTGGTGGTGCAAGGGCTGTTGGGCGCTGGCACGGTGTGGAGCAACAAGGCCGCGGACATTGCCACCCTGCATGTGGTCCTGGGCGCCGTGCTGCTGGTCTATGGCAGCCTGCTTTCGCTGGTGGCATGGCGATTGACTCGCGCCACCCAACCCTTGGGCGCTCCGGCCACCAGTAACAAATCGGTAACGCTGGCGATGGCATGA
- a CDS encoding glycosyltransferase family 2 protein codes for MRFSIITPSFRSGAWLPLCLASVADQAVDHEHIVQDAGSDDGTLDWLPQDRRVQLFVEKDQGMYDAINRGLRRARGEYLAYLNCDEQYLPGALAAVGEFLDRHPETDVLLADAIIVNPAGQYLCHRQALIPHRAHTWVSGNLSLLTCATFFRRRLLERDLFFNPAYRDLGDAEWVLRLLAAKVRFACLPVVTTAFTDTGENMNLKPNAQRERAQLLASAPAWARWLRPLIIWHHRLRRLGAGHYFVRPFSYALYTRESPEQRVVFHVNRPTAVHRRHEAAGR; via the coding sequence ATGCGTTTCTCCATCATCACCCCTTCTTTCCGCAGCGGTGCTTGGCTTCCCTTGTGCCTGGCTTCAGTGGCGGACCAGGCCGTGGACCATGAACACATTGTCCAGGACGCCGGCTCGGACGACGGCACCCTGGACTGGCTGCCCCAGGACCGCCGCGTCCAGCTTTTCGTGGAAAAAGACCAGGGCATGTATGACGCCATCAACCGCGGCCTGCGCCGGGCCCGCGGCGAGTACCTCGCCTATTTGAATTGTGATGAACAATATCTTCCAGGCGCGCTGGCCGCGGTGGGAGAGTTTCTGGACCGCCATCCGGAAACGGATGTCCTGCTGGCCGATGCCATCATCGTCAACCCCGCCGGCCAGTACCTGTGTCACCGCCAGGCGCTAATCCCCCACCGGGCGCACACGTGGGTCTCCGGCAATCTCTCCCTGCTCACCTGCGCCACATTCTTCCGCCGCCGCCTCCTGGAGCGCGACCTTTTTTTCAATCCCGCCTATCGCGATTTGGGAGATGCCGAATGGGTGTTGCGCCTCCTTGCGGCCAAGGTGCGCTTTGCCTGCCTGCCCGTGGTGACGACGGCCTTCACGGACACGGGCGAAAACATGAATCTCAAACCCAATGCCCAGCGGGAGCGGGCGCAGTTGCTGGCCAGTGCGCCCGCCTGGGCCCGATGGCTCCGGCCGTTAATCATCTGGCATCACCGCCTCCGCCGGTTGGGCGCGGGCCATTATTTCGTGCGGCCTTTTTCCTACGCCCTGTACACCCGCGAGTCACCGGAGCAACGGGTGGTTTTCCACGTAAACCGGCCCACGGCGGTGCACCGGCGCCACGAGGCGGCAGGCCGTTAA
- a CDS encoding DUF6580 family putative transport protein — translation MQERRTHWLPILLVMVAAAVTRTPELMPPNFSAMIALAFCAGAFFPGRLGWGLPLLTLLITDVLLNRFVYGVSLFSPGTLAFLAGNYAVYLLVIALGRKVSHRASFLGLLGGGLLGAIAFYFLTNTISWLLNPAYVKTLAGWLQSLTTGVPGYPPTWTFFLNTLASTGLFTGLFSAVMKFSAAAEAAREKEAEESEREEEAEPVAEPEPEESRG, via the coding sequence GTGCAGGAACGTCGCACCCATTGGCTGCCCATCCTCTTGGTGATGGTGGCCGCTGCGGTAACGCGCACGCCGGAGCTCATGCCGCCCAATTTCAGCGCCATGATAGCTCTGGCGTTTTGCGCGGGCGCCTTCTTTCCGGGCCGGCTGGGCTGGGGCCTGCCCTTGCTCACGCTGCTGATTACGGATGTGCTGCTCAACCGTTTCGTGTACGGCGTCAGCCTCTTCAGTCCTGGCACCCTGGCATTTCTGGCGGGCAATTATGCCGTGTACCTGCTGGTCATTGCCCTCGGACGCAAGGTGAGTCACCGCGCTTCCTTCCTGGGATTGCTGGGCGGCGGCCTGCTGGGCGCCATCGCCTTCTACTTTTTGACCAACACAATTTCCTGGCTGCTGAATCCGGCCTATGTCAAAACCCTGGCGGGCTGGCTGCAAAGTCTGACCACCGGCGTGCCGGGGTATCCCCCCACCTGGACCTTCTTCCTCAACACCCTGGCCAGCACCGGCTTGTTCACCGGCTTGTTTTCGGCCGTGATGAAGTTCAGCGCGGCGGCCGAGGCGGCCCGCGAAAAAGAAGCGGAGGAAAGCGAGCGGGAGGAGGAAGCCGAACCGGTGGCCGAACCCGAGCCGGAGGAAAGCCGGGGATAA
- a CDS encoding MBL fold metallo-hydrolase RNA specificity domain-containing protein: MRVTFYGATRTTTGSLFLLEVNQQRFLLECGLFQGRRGETIERNRNFPFDPARIDAVILSHAHIDHCGNLPNLCRHGFSGNIYCTFATRDLASIMLEDSAQIQRADAEFVSKKRAKQGLPPVEPLYTATEAEMAVRQFVAINYDRPMPVGDGVTLTFRDAGHILGSAQVVLDIRENGRRFRYLFSGDIGRGNDDILRDPQPVEKVDFLQIEATYGGREHTAKPQSIEMLATLVSETLAQNGKVIIPSFSVGRTQQIVYELHQATLAGRIPKVPIFVDSPLSVNATEIYRLHPECFNDRIYKFLREVANPFGMENLTYIREQAHSMKLNEMKEPAIIISASGMAEAGRIRHHLKNHIGNPANLVLFIGYCAEHTLGAQILAGRSPVNIFGEPHPVRAKVASIDAFSGHADKNELMAYVRRLDGQVKKVAVIHGEESQCLAFAEALRQWRPQAEITVPRQGDTLEV, from the coding sequence ATGCGTGTCACGTTTTATGGGGCCACTCGCACCACGACCGGCTCGTTGTTTTTATTGGAAGTCAACCAGCAGCGATTTCTTCTGGAGTGCGGCCTGTTTCAGGGGCGGCGCGGCGAAACCATTGAACGCAACCGCAACTTTCCTTTTGACCCCGCCCGGATTGATGCGGTCATCCTGAGCCATGCCCACATTGACCACTGCGGCAATCTGCCCAACCTCTGCCGGCACGGTTTCAGCGGCAACATCTACTGCACGTTTGCCACGCGGGACCTGGCCAGCATCATGCTCGAAGACTCGGCCCAGATTCAAAGGGCCGACGCGGAATTTGTCTCCAAAAAGCGCGCCAAGCAGGGCCTGCCGCCGGTGGAGCCGCTCTACACCGCCACAGAGGCGGAAATGGCCGTGCGCCAGTTTGTGGCCATCAACTATGACCGCCCCATGCCGGTGGGGGACGGCGTGACGCTGACTTTTCGGGATGCCGGCCACATCCTCGGCTCGGCCCAGGTGGTGCTGGACATCCGCGAAAATGGCCGGCGATTCCGGTACCTGTTCAGTGGTGACATTGGGCGGGGCAACGATGACATCCTGCGCGACCCCCAGCCGGTGGAAAAAGTGGACTTCCTGCAAATTGAGGCCACCTACGGCGGGCGCGAGCACACGGCCAAACCGCAGTCCATTGAAATGCTGGCCACCCTGGTCAGTGAAACGCTTGCGCAAAACGGCAAGGTAATCATTCCCAGTTTTTCGGTGGGGCGCACCCAGCAAATTGTGTATGAGCTGCACCAGGCCACCCTGGCGGGGCGCATCCCGAAGGTCCCCATTTTTGTGGACAGCCCCCTGAGCGTGAACGCCACCGAGATTTACCGCCTGCATCCTGAGTGTTTCAATGACCGCATTTACAAGTTTTTGCGCGAAGTGGCCAACCCCTTCGGCATGGAAAATCTGACGTACATCCGGGAGCAAGCGCACTCGATGAAGCTCAATGAGATGAAGGAGCCGGCCATCATCATCAGCGCCTCCGGCATGGCCGAAGCCGGCCGCATCCGGCATCACTTGAAAAACCACATTGGCAACCCGGCCAATCTGGTGCTGTTCATTGGGTATTGCGCCGAGCACACCCTCGGCGCCCAAATCCTGGCCGGGCGCTCACCGGTCAACATTTTTGGCGAGCCGCACCCGGTGCGCGCCAAAGTGGCCTCGATAGATGCCTTCAGCGGGCACGCGGACAAAAATGAATTGATGGCGTACGTCCGCCGCCTGGACGGCCAGGTAAAAAAAGTGGCGGTGATTCATGGGGAGGAAAGCCAGTGCCTCGCCTTTGCTGAAGCCTTGCGCCAATGGCGTCCGCAGGCTGAAATCACGGTGCCCCGGCAGGGGGACACGCTGGAGGTGTAA
- a CDS encoding AMP-binding protein codes for MKEPLSIRRFFAGKKVLLTGATGFLAKAVMEKILHDLPDIGGIYLLIRPRRKPDGTLIPARERLRDEILRNSAFGRLREKLGEDFEAFCESRIRIVSGDLTLPRLGLAETEFQALAAEVDIIINSAATVVFDERLDLALSLNTLGPARLLELAQAGHALYVHISTAYVCGKRTGHVPEKLLDPLEAIDAQLPPGAERPARFVVKEEIAALHQLAEQVKARCAEEIRRRGWDPNSEDARNYLEKELVDAGMRRAQQLGWNDTYTFTKFLGEQLVRQDRGKVPVVIVRPSIIESSLRDPEPGWLDGLRMADPIIIGFGKGRLNDFPANRNIVLDIIPADFVVNCVLAAAAHIAREPSGFDLFTVASSTKNPLWFESLYTHVRDYFLKHPFTDRSGKPIRVQEWKFRPIAEYRQLMVARYLRPAQLGLALVNGPVPIPGARKWRPRLKNYVNKIEQLLYYVDIYGPYVNLDCRFETERSFALLESLEPEERKLFNFDPRVFHWRGYLQDVHIPGLKRNILRMDAVPRTGASQGRLLEEEGRAAKTAATTPVIRGVPQTIVDIARRGHERFGSKTFLEIRRSRAENGPAHVRWSYSDFWELSGRLARKLGAHLNLHLGDRVALMGENCPEWALAYLAIVRAGATAVPLDRMLPAAEVRRILHMVGARALIVSPACLKALRSNGNGHGGAALPLCLNLLQDMEPFDGETWPHPEARPESRVLRDPAPEALASLLFTSGTTVEPKGVMLTHANFVANAMAVSEVLEPLETDRFLSVLPLHHAFEFTAGFLIPMLGGASIYHLEQLKAQEVLDAMRLHEITVMLGVPRLFKLFRDGVQARIQAAGLPGQLMLELGEMACLAGEVFGADWRPRVFRKVHEAFGGHIRVFVSGGAALDPEIFHFFKRFGLTICEGYGLTETSPVLSVNPLAAPKAGSVGPVIPGMEINILPLEADEEIGEILVRGPSVMHGYWQNPQATAAVFAEGWFKTGDLGKFDEDGYLYITGRLKDIIVTSAGKNVYPDDVEHHLQGIPGVKEMCVIGLPGRDGQGEEVTLVVVPENPDARPAIEAAVARICAELPSHQRVSRLEFQTEDLPKTTTLKIQRAKVRQRYLTGARAQKPTPAPAVAALAATPGEALADTSTVEVEVARAVARVAGNLPPAEVEPHHKLQMDLGIDSIGRVDLLQSLEVRFSITLPQGTEDQVLTVQDVVAVVEKARQQQAAARPRRVRRLWERAHVPHDALQAGMRQTRARLLLRGLFEAVTGFIMSTHLRVRGDGLEHLPAKGPYILAANHSSHLDLPAIRKVLGPAARNLHAMAAKDYFFNTPFKRWFFTTFLNALPLDREANAAESLAVCKTVLDSGRSILIFPEGTRSITGDLQPFKPGVGVLAVELDYPIIPVWIQGAYDALPKGRVIPRPGHIEVRIGQPVDFAHLRAQREQASVSDLYRRAAQILREQVEALADLPPLKDRS; via the coding sequence GTGAAAGAACCGCTTTCGATTCGCCGGTTTTTTGCCGGCAAAAAAGTGTTGTTGACCGGAGCCACGGGCTTCCTGGCCAAGGCCGTGATGGAAAAAATCCTTCACGACCTGCCGGACATCGGGGGCATTTATCTGCTCATCCGCCCCCGCCGCAAGCCCGATGGCACCCTCATTCCCGCCCGCGAGCGCTTGCGCGATGAAATCCTGCGCAACAGCGCCTTCGGCCGGCTGCGCGAAAAACTGGGGGAGGACTTCGAGGCTTTTTGTGAATCGCGCATCCGCATCGTGAGCGGCGACCTCACCCTCCCGCGGCTGGGCCTCGCAGAAACGGAGTTCCAGGCGCTGGCGGCCGAGGTGGACATCATCATCAACAGCGCCGCCACCGTGGTGTTTGACGAGCGGCTGGACCTCGCCTTGAGCCTCAACACCCTGGGCCCCGCCCGCCTCCTCGAGCTGGCCCAGGCCGGCCATGCCCTCTACGTCCACATCTCCACCGCCTACGTCTGCGGCAAACGCACCGGCCACGTCCCCGAAAAACTGCTGGACCCCCTCGAAGCCATTGACGCCCAGCTCCCCCCCGGCGCCGAGCGGCCCGCCCGTTTCGTGGTCAAAGAGGAAATTGCCGCCCTCCACCAACTGGCCGAGCAGGTCAAAGCCCGCTGCGCCGAGGAAATCCGCCGCCGCGGCTGGGACCCCAACAGCGAGGACGCCCGCAATTACCTCGAAAAGGAGCTGGTGGACGCCGGCATGCGCCGGGCCCAGCAATTGGGTTGGAATGACACTTATACCTTCACCAAGTTTCTCGGTGAGCAACTTGTCCGCCAGGACCGCGGCAAAGTGCCCGTGGTCATCGTCCGCCCCTCCATCATCGAATCCTCCCTCCGGGACCCCGAGCCGGGCTGGCTGGACGGCTTGCGCATGGCCGACCCCATCATCATCGGCTTCGGCAAGGGCCGCCTGAATGATTTTCCCGCCAACCGCAACATCGTGCTGGACATCATTCCCGCCGATTTCGTGGTCAACTGCGTCCTGGCCGCCGCCGCGCACATCGCCCGCGAACCGTCGGGCTTTGATTTGTTCACCGTGGCCAGCTCCACCAAAAACCCGCTGTGGTTTGAAAGCCTCTACACGCACGTGCGCGATTATTTCCTCAAGCACCCCTTCACCGACCGCAGCGGCAAACCCATCCGCGTGCAGGAGTGGAAATTCCGCCCCATCGCCGAGTACCGGCAGCTCATGGTGGCCCGCTACCTGCGCCCCGCCCAACTGGGGCTGGCGCTGGTCAATGGCCCCGTGCCCATCCCCGGCGCGCGCAAGTGGCGGCCCCGCCTTAAAAATTACGTCAATAAAATCGAGCAGCTCCTCTACTACGTGGACATCTACGGCCCGTATGTGAACCTGGACTGCCGCTTTGAAACCGAGCGCTCCTTTGCCCTGCTCGAATCCCTCGAGCCGGAGGAACGCAAACTCTTCAACTTTGACCCCCGCGTCTTCCACTGGCGCGGCTACCTCCAGGATGTCCACATCCCCGGCCTCAAGCGCAACATCCTCCGCATGGACGCCGTCCCCCGCACCGGCGCCAGCCAGGGCCGCCTGCTGGAGGAGGAGGGTCGCGCGGCCAAAACCGCCGCCACCACCCCCGTCATCCGCGGTGTCCCCCAAACCATTGTGGACATCGCCCGCCGCGGCCATGAACGCTTCGGCAGCAAAACCTTCCTGGAAATTCGCCGCTCCCGCGCGGAAAACGGGCCGGCGCATGTGCGGTGGAGCTACTCCGATTTCTGGGAGCTTTCCGGCCGGCTGGCGCGCAAACTGGGCGCGCACTTGAACCTGCACCTGGGCGACCGCGTCGCGCTCATGGGCGAAAACTGCCCCGAATGGGCGCTGGCCTACCTGGCCATTGTCCGCGCCGGCGCCACCGCCGTCCCCCTGGACCGCATGCTGCCCGCCGCCGAGGTGCGGCGCATTTTGCACATGGTGGGCGCGCGCGCGCTCATCGTCAGTCCCGCTTGTCTAAAGGCCCTGCGCAGCAATGGCAACGGCCACGGCGGAGCGGCGCTGCCGCTGTGTCTGAATCTGTTGCAGGACATGGAACCGTTTGACGGGGAAACCTGGCCCCATCCCGAAGCCCGCCCCGAAAGCCGCGTGCTGCGCGACCCGGCGCCCGAAGCCCTGGCCTCCCTGCTGTTTACCAGCGGCACCACCGTGGAACCCAAGGGCGTCATGCTCACCCACGCCAACTTTGTGGCCAATGCCATGGCGGTTTCCGAAGTGCTCGAGCCCCTGGAAACCGACCGCTTCCTCTCCGTCCTCCCGCTGCACCACGCCTTTGAATTCACCGCCGGCTTTCTCATCCCGATGCTCGGCGGCGCCTCCATCTACCATCTGGAGCAGCTCAAAGCGCAGGAAGTGCTCGACGCCATGCGCTTGCATGAAATCACCGTCATGCTCGGCGTGCCCCGCCTCTTCAAGTTGTTCCGCGACGGCGTCCAGGCGCGCATCCAGGCCGCCGGCCTGCCCGGCCAGCTCATGCTTGAATTGGGCGAAATGGCCTGCCTGGCCGGCGAAGTGTTTGGCGCCGACTGGCGGCCGCGCGTCTTTCGCAAGGTGCACGAGGCCTTCGGCGGCCACATCCGCGTCTTTGTCTCTGGCGGCGCCGCGCTGGACCCCGAAATATTCCATTTCTTCAAACGCTTTGGCCTGACGATTTGCGAGGGGTACGGCCTGACCGAAACCTCCCCCGTCCTCAGCGTCAACCCCCTGGCCGCGCCCAAGGCCGGCTCCGTGGGGCCGGTCATTCCCGGCATGGAAATCAACATCCTGCCCCTGGAGGCCGACGAGGAAATCGGCGAAATCCTGGTGCGCGGCCCCTCCGTGATGCACGGTTACTGGCAGAATCCCCAGGCCACCGCCGCCGTCTTTGCCGAAGGCTGGTTCAAGACCGGTGACCTGGGCAAGTTTGACGAGGACGGTTACCTCTACATCACTGGCCGCCTCAAGGACATCATCGTCACCAGCGCCGGCAAGAATGTTTATCCCGATGACGTCGAGCACCACCTCCAGGGCATCCCCGGCGTCAAAGAAATGTGTGTCATCGGCCTGCCCGGGCGTGACGGCCAGGGAGAAGAAGTCACGCTGGTGGTCGTGCCGGAGAATCCCGATGCCCGCCCGGCCATCGAGGCCGCCGTGGCCCGCATCTGCGCCGAGCTGCCCAGCCACCAGCGCGTAAGCCGCCTGGAATTTCAAACGGAAGATTTGCCCAAAACCACCACCCTGAAAATTCAGCGCGCCAAAGTCCGGCAGCGCTATCTGACTGGCGCCCGCGCCCAAAAACCCACCCCCGCCCCCGCGGTGGCCGCCCTGGCTGCCACCCCCGGTGAAGCGCTGGCCGATACCAGCACCGTCGAGGTGGAAGTGGCGCGCGCCGTCGCCCGCGTGGCCGGCAACCTCCCGCCCGCCGAAGTGGAGCCGCACCACAAATTGCAGATGGATTTGGGCATTGACTCCATTGGCCGCGTGGATTTGCTCCAAAGCCTGGAAGTCCGTTTCTCCATCACTTTGCCTCAGGGCACCGAGGACCAAGTCCTGACCGTGCAGGACGTGGTGGCGGTGGTGGAAAAGGCGCGCCAGCAGCAGGCCGCCGCCCGCCCGCGCCGCGTGCGCCGTTTATGGGAGCGCGCCCATGTCCCCCACGACGCCCTCCAGGCCGGCATGCGCCAGACCCGCGCCCGCCTGCTGTTGCGCGGACTGTTCGAGGCCGTCACCGGCTTCATCATGAGCACGCATCTGCGCGTGCGCGGCGATGGCCTGGAACATTTGCCCGCCAAGGGACCGTACATCCTGGCCGCCAACCACTCCAGCCATCTGGACCTGCCCGCCATCCGCAAAGTGCTCGGACCGGCCGCCCGCAACCTGCACGCCATGGCCGCCAAGGATTATTTCTTCAACACGCCGTTCAAGCGGTGGTTCTTTACCACCTTCCTCAACGCTCTGCCGCTGGACCGCGAGGCCAACGCCGCCGAAAGCCTGGCCGTCTGCAAAACCGTCCTCGACAGCGGCCGCTCCATCCTCATCTTCCCCGAAGGCACCCGCTCGATTACCGGTGATTTGCAGCCCTTCAAACCCGGCGTGGGCGTCCTGGCCGTGGAACTGGATTACCCCATCATCCCCGTCTGGATTCAGGGCGCCTATGACGCCCTGCCCAAGGGCCGCGTCATTCCGCGACCGGGGCATATTGAAGTCCGCATCGGCCAGCCGGTGGATTTCGCCCATCTGCGTGCCCAGCGCGAGCAGGCCTCCGTTTCCGACCTCTACCGCCGCGCCGCCCAGATTTTGCGCGAGCAGGTGGAAGCCCTGGCGGATTTGCCGCCGCTCAAAGACCGCTCCTAG
- the cutA gene encoding divalent-cation tolerance protein CutA, whose amino-acid sequence MQTAAPFVVVLVTAPDVEAARRLAQAVLNARAAACANLVPGVESHYWWQGKHETSAEVLLVFKTTRRQLSALEKAVRAHHPYDTPEIISLPLHQGHAKYLRWLAEEVQPPGRKNRSP is encoded by the coding sequence ATGCAAACCGCTGCGCCTTTCGTGGTAGTCCTCGTCACCGCGCCCGATGTGGAGGCCGCCCGCCGCCTGGCCCAGGCCGTCCTCAACGCGCGCGCGGCGGCCTGCGCCAACCTGGTGCCCGGCGTGGAGTCGCATTACTGGTGGCAGGGAAAGCACGAAACCAGCGCGGAGGTGCTGCTGGTCTTCAAAACCACCCGGCGGCAGTTGAGCGCCCTGGAAAAAGCCGTGCGGGCACATCATCCCTACGACACCCCGGAAATCATCTCCCTGCCTCTTCACCAGGGCCATGCCAAATACCTCCGCTGGCTGGCGGAGGAGGTGCAGCCACCCGGGCGCAAAAACCGCTCTCCCTGA
- a CDS encoding glycoside hydrolase family 43 protein: MQRAKWACAGLGLAATFTLLQAGNPVFPGWYADPEVAVFGKEYWIYPTYSAPYDQQTFFDAFSSPDLVNWKKHSRILTTNEIKWARRALWAPSVIEKDGRYFFFFGANDIQNDRQLGGIGVAVADQPAGPFKDYLGKPLIDKFHNGAQPIDQFVFKDRDGQYYLIYGGWRHCNIARLKPDFTGFDPFPDGVVFKEITPQGYVEGPFMFIRNGRYYFMWSEGGWTGPNYSVAYAIADSPLGPFQRIGKILQQDPTVATGAGHHSVLKIPNQDTWYIVYHRRPLGEKDGNHRVTCMDRMEFDEQGFIKPVKITFDGVPAHPLK, from the coding sequence ATGCAACGCGCGAAATGGGCCTGCGCCGGACTGGGGCTGGCGGCCACCTTCACCCTCTTGCAGGCGGGCAACCCCGTTTTCCCCGGCTGGTACGCGGACCCCGAAGTGGCCGTTTTCGGCAAGGAATACTGGATTTATCCCACCTACTCCGCCCCCTACGACCAGCAAACGTTTTTTGACGCCTTCAGTTCGCCGGACCTGGTGAACTGGAAAAAGCACAGCCGCATCCTCACCACCAACGAAATCAAGTGGGCCCGCCGCGCCCTGTGGGCGCCCTCGGTCATCGAAAAAGACGGCCGCTACTTTTTCTTTTTTGGCGCCAACGACATTCAAAATGACCGGCAATTGGGCGGCATCGGCGTGGCCGTGGCCGACCAGCCCGCCGGCCCCTTCAAGGATTACCTGGGCAAACCTTTGATTGACAAATTCCACAATGGCGCCCAACCCATTGACCAGTTTGTGTTCAAGGACCGCGACGGCCAGTATTACCTCATCTACGGCGGCTGGCGCCATTGCAACATCGCCCGGCTGAAGCCCGACTTCACCGGTTTTGACCCCTTCCCGGACGGCGTGGTGTTCAAGGAAATCACCCCGCAGGGTTATGTGGAAGGCCCCTTCATGTTCATCCGCAACGGGCGTTATTACTTCATGTGGAGCGAAGGCGGCTGGACCGGCCCCAACTATTCCGTGGCCTATGCCATCGCCGACTCCCCGCTCGGGCCTTTCCAGCGCATCGGCAAAATCCTGCAACAAGACCCCACCGTGGCCACGGGCGCCGGCCATCATTCCGTCCTGAAAATCCCCAACCAAGACACCTGGTATATCGTGTACCACCGCCGGCCCCTGGGGGAAAAAGACGGCAACCACCGCGTGACCTGCATGGACCGGATGGAATTTGACGAACAGGGCTTCATCAAACCCGTCAAAATCACCTTCGACGGCGTCCCCGCCCACCCCTTGAAATAA
- a CDS encoding glycosyltransferase family 9 protein: protein MQRKILVIRGGAIGDFILTLPVLAALRARFPQPPLEVLGYPHIAGLAQWGGLADAVRPIESRALAGFFVRGGQLQLELCEYFASCSLIVSYLYDPDGVFQDNVLSCTSAQFIAGPHRPNEAAGVHATEVFLKPLEALDITGADGVPRLSQAVPAPVSTPSGQPLRVALHPGSGSERKNWPARHWQTLLQQILAQSSWQVTLVGGEAEGDRLEQLAALAGGGRLTLLRNRPLTEVAEQLTGCQLFVGHDSGITHLAAALGVPSLVLWGPSVEAVWRPRGAHVHLVRHPQGLAALPPTTVWEALRRMMPDF, encoded by the coding sequence ATGCAGCGCAAAATCCTCGTCATCCGCGGCGGCGCCATTGGTGATTTCATTTTGACCCTGCCTGTGCTGGCGGCCTTGCGGGCGCGTTTTCCTCAGCCTCCGCTCGAAGTGCTGGGATACCCCCACATCGCGGGCCTGGCCCAATGGGGAGGCCTGGCGGATGCGGTGCGCCCCATCGAAAGCCGGGCGCTGGCCGGCTTTTTTGTGCGTGGCGGGCAACTCCAGCTTGAGCTTTGTGAATACTTTGCCTCCTGCAGCCTGATTGTTTCCTACCTTTACGACCCGGACGGCGTGTTTCAGGATAATGTGCTGAGCTGCACCAGCGCCCAGTTCATCGCCGGTCCTCACCGCCCCAATGAGGCGGCCGGCGTGCATGCCACCGAAGTTTTTCTCAAGCCCCTGGAGGCGCTGGACATCACTGGCGCCGACGGCGTGCCCAGGCTGAGCCAGGCCGTTCCCGCTCCGGTTTCGACGCCTTCGGGCCAGCCTCTGCGGGTTGCCCTGCATCCCGGCAGTGGCAGCGAGCGCAAGAACTGGCCGGCGCGCCACTGGCAGACCCTCTTGCAACAAATCCTGGCCCAGTCTTCGTGGCAGGTGACGCTGGTGGGCGGCGAGGCGGAAGGGGACCGGCTGGAGCAGCTTGCCGCGCTGGCGGGTGGGGGGCGGCTGACCTTGCTGCGCAATCGGCCACTCACCGAGGTGGCCGAGCAACTGACCGGCTGCCAATTATTCGTGGGGCACGACTCGGGCATCACCCATCTGGCGGCGGCTTTGGGAGTGCCCTCGCTGGTGCTCTGGGGGCCGAGTGTGGAGGCGGTTTGGCGTCCCCGCGGCGCGCATGTCCACCTGGTGCGCCATCCCCAGGGACTGGCTGCGCTTCCTCCCACCACGGTCTGGGAAGCCTTAAGGCGGATGATGCCCGATTTTTAA